A genomic stretch from Paramormyrops kingsleyae isolate MSU_618 unplaced genomic scaffold, PKINGS_0.4 ups333, whole genome shotgun sequence includes:
- the LOC140587542 gene encoding pantothenate kinase 3-like has product MKGLELCGRMGNLHFIRFPTQDLPAFLRMTRDKQFSRLHKTLCATGGGAYKFEADFQTIAGLQLVKLDELDCVIRGALYMNSSGPSECFYLENPTHPEQCFLKPYPLENPYPFLLVNIGSGVSILTVHSRDNFKRVSGTSLGGGTFLGLCCLLTGCSTFEEALELASRGESTQVDKLVRDIYGGDYERFGLPGWIVASSFGNMIYKEQRDSVSKEDLARAALVTITNNIGSISRMCALNENIERVVFVGNFLRGNMLSMKLLAYSMEYWSAGRLKALFLQHEGYFGAVGSLLELLKSS; this is encoded by the exons ATGAAGGGTCTGGAGCTGTGTGGCCGAATGGGGAACCTGCATTTCATTCGTTTCCCCACCCAAGACCTCCCTGCCTTTCTGCGAATGACCCGTGACAAGCAGTTCTCCAGGCTCCATAAAACACTCTGTGCCACGGGTGGTGGGGCCTACAAGTTTGAGGCTGATTTCCAAACG ATTGCTGGTCTACAGCTCGTGAAACTGGATGAGTTGGATTGTGTCATCCGTGGGGCCCTGTACATGAACTCCAGTGGACCCTCCGAGTGTTTCTACTTGGAAAATCCAACTCATCCAGAGCAGTGCTTCCTCAAACCTTACCCACTGGAGAACCCTTACCCATTCCTTCTTGTCAACATCGGGTCTGGGGTCAGCATTCTCACAGTCCATTCCAGAGATAATTTCAAACGTGTCTCTGGAACAAG TCTCGGTGGAGGGACTTTCCTTGGGCTGTGCTGTCTGCTGACGGGTTGCTCCACGTTTGAGGAAGCACTGGAGCTGGCCTCACGTGGGGAGAGCACACAAGTAGACAAACTTGTGCGGGACATATATGGGGGCGACTATGAGAGGTTTGGTCTCCCAGGCTGGATTGTGGCCTCCAG ttttggaaacatgatttataaagagcagcGCGATTCAGTGTCCAAAGAAGACCTGGCCAGGGCAGCATTAGTTACCATCACGAATAACATCGGCTCCATCAGCAGGATGTGTGCCTTGAATGAG AACATCGAGAGAGTGGTGTTCGTGGGCAACTTCCTGAGGGGTAACATGCTGTCCATGAAGCTGCTGGCCTACTCTATGGAGTACTGGTCTGCTGGACGATTGAAAGCACTGTTTCTTCAGCATGAG ggCTACTTTGGAGCTGTTGGGTCACTTCTGGAGCTGTTAAAATCCTCCTAA